Genomic window (Subtercola endophyticus):
TCAGCTGGACCCTCAAGCACTCGGTGGCAACCATGCTCATCGCGGTCTTCGTGCTGGCCGGAACGTTCGCGCTTGTGCCGTTCATGAAGACGAACTTCCTGGGATCCAGCGGGCAGAACACCCTCACGGTCACACAGACCGTACCCGTCGGCACGAGTCTCGACGCGCAGAACACGTCGGCGCAGAAGGTCGAGGCTGCGCTCAAGGGCGTCTCGGGCATCCAGACCGTTCAGGTGTCGATCGGGTCGAGCGGCTCGAGTCTTCGTGACGCGTTCGCGGGCGGCGGGGCGAACGCGATCACCTACTCGATCACGACCGACGAGAACGTGAACCAGGATGACCTGCAGAACACGGTGCGCACCGACCTCGCCGCGATTCCCGACGTCGGCCAGATCACCGTGGGCGCCTCTGCCGGATTCGGCGGATCGTCAGACATCGAGGTCGACATCACCGCCTCGAACCAGGCCGACTTGCAGACCGCCTCAGACGCGCTGCTCGCGTCGATCTCGAAGCTGTCGGGCATCACGCAGGCGACCTCGAACCTGGCGGCGACCCGGCCGTATATCGCCGTCGCGGTGGATCGTGACAAGGCGGCCGCAGCGGGGCTGAGCGAGGTCGCGGTCGGAACGCTGGTGTCGAATGCGATGCAGCCGCAGACCGTCGGCACGATCGGCATCGACGGTACGCAGCTCACCATCTACATTCAGAGCGACTCGACTCCGTCGTCCCAGGCCGACCTGGCGGCGCTGCAGATTCCGACAGTGGCCGGCCCCGTGAGGCTCGACTCGCTCGCGACGGTCTCGCAGCAGAACGGCCCCGACACCATTACGGAGTCGAAGGGCCTGCGCACGGCGGCGATCACCGCCACACCGTCGAGCGACAACCTCGGTGGCGCCAGCGCCGAGGTCTCGAAGGCGGTTGCGGACACCACGCTGCCTGCGGGCGCGGCAGCGACCCTGGGCGGCGCGACCTCCGACCAGAGCGACGCCTTCAGCCAGCTGGGCATCGCGCTGCTCGTCGCGATTCTGATCGTGTACGTGGTCATGGTCGCCACCTTCAAGAGCCTGCTGCAGCCGCTCTTGCTGCTGGTCTCGGTGCCGTTCGCGGCGACCGGCGCCATTGCGCTGCAGGTGATTTCGGGCATCCCGCTCGGCGTCGCCTCGATCATCGGCGTGCTGATGCTGATCGGAATCGTGGTGACGAACGCCATCGTGCTCGTCGACCTCGTGAACCAGTACCGCACCAGAGGGCTCCCGGTGCGGGAGGCGCTCGTTCAGGGAGCCATCCGCCGACTGCGGCCGATTCTGATGACCGCACTGGCGACGATCTTCGCCCTGGTGCCGATGGCGATCGGGCTCACCGGACACGGCGGATTCATCTCTCAACCCCTCGCGATCGTAGTGATCGGCGGACTGATCTCGTCGACCATCTTGACGCTCATCGTGCTACCGGTTCTGTACAACCTCGTGGAGGGCGCGCGTGAGCGTCGTCGAGTGCGGCGCGAGCAGCGTCTCGCCGACCGTCAGGCCGAGGCTGCGGGTCCGAAGCCGATTCTCGCGTTGTCGGCCGGCGCGTCGGCTGCGGGCGCTGACGCCGATTCCGTTTGAGAGACTTCTGTCTGAGAACGCCAGCATTCAGGCTGGGAGTCGACCTTGGATTCTGGCAATCGCCCAAATCCTGACCGAACGGTCAGCTACGGTGGCACCGTGAGTCACGCCGCACCCAGAAGTGAGCCAGCAGAAGAACTGCGGGCCGTCGCACTGCGTCTGTTCGTCGAGACGAGCTACGCGGGTGCCTCGCTGCAGCAGATCGCCGACGCGGCCGGTTACTCGAAGTCGAGCGTGCTCTATCACTTCGCGTCGAAAGAAGCCCTGCTCGAGTCTGCGCTGACTCCGGCGGTCGACAAGCTGGGCCTCGTGCTCGGCAGCAGCGTCGGCCGCATCGCCGACGAAGCCCAGCGGGCCGCCTTCGTCGAGGAGTTCATCGACTTTCTGCTTGAATACAAGCTCGAAGCACACATCATCATCAACCAGGGGCAGTCGCTCGCCGGCATCCCCACTATGGATCGGGCTCGTGACTGGATCACCCGCCTAGCTGGCTCGTTCGACAGCGAGATGTCGAGCGTGACCCAGCGCATCAGAATCGGGGTCGGCCTAGCCGGCGCCGCCTACGTGCTGGCCACTACTGCCGGTGACGCTACCGTTCACGATTCGATCGACGAGGTCAGAGCAGCCCTCATCGACGTTGTCTCAGAGCTCGTCTCGACCTTTTCTGCCCCCGCTCTTTCTGCCACTGCCCCTGCCACGCCGAACCGACTCACCCCTTAGGAGCCACGACCATGGCAACTCTGCTCTATCGCATCGGGCGCTTCTCGTACCGCCACTCGTGGCAGATTCTCGTCGCGTGGTTCGTGATTCTCGTGGGGATTCTGGGCGGTGGCCTCGCCCTCGGCGGCACGACGGTGAACACCTTCTCGATTCCCGGCACCGAGTCGCAGCAGGCGCTCGACAAGCTGACCGCGGTCTTCCCTGCCGCGGCCGGGGCGAGCGCTCAGGTCGTCTTCGAGGTTCCCGACGGCCAGACGGTGAACGATGCCGCAGACAAGACCGCCATCACGGCGACGACCGATGCGATTGCCAAGATTCCGCACGTCTCGTCTGTCATCGATCCGTATTCGCAGTACGCCGCCAACGCCATCTCGAAAGACGGCACGATCGCCTACGCCACCGTGCAGTTCGACGGGCCCACCACGAGCATTCCGCAGTCGACCATCCAGGCGGTCGAAGACGCGAAGACTCCGGCGACCGATGCGGGCATTCGTGTCGAATTCGGCGGCGACATCTTTCAGGCCGGATCAGTAGCGATCAGCCCGTCAGAGGGTCTCGGCGTGGTCTTCGCCGCCATCGTGCTGTTCTTCACGTTCGGCTCGATCCTTGCCGCCGGGCTACCGCTGCTCTCGGCGATCCTGGGTGTCGGTGTCTCGCTCGGAGCGGTGATTCTGGTCTCGGCGTTCGCCGAGGTGTCGAGCACCGCACCGACACTGGCCGCGATGATCGGCCTCGCGGTCGGAATCGACTACGCCCTGTTCATCCTGTCGCGCCACCGAACCCAGCTCGCGCAAGGCATACCACCGGAGGAGTCTGCCGCCCAGGCGGTCGCCACGGCAGGCAGCGCGGTGGCCTTCGCCGGCACGACCGTGATCATCGCTCTGCTGGGGCTGCTCGTCGTGGGCATTCCGTTCTTGAGCGTGATGGGTGTGGCCGCGGCCTTCGCCGTGTTCGTCTCCGTGCTGATCGCGATGACGTTACTGCCCGCGATCATGGGGCTGTTCAAACACCGCCTCGCGCCGAAAGAGGGCGGCCGCGTTCAGCGCCGCGCGCTCGCCGACCTGGCCGGCCACGGTGCACCCGAGGGTGCGGCGACCTCGGAGGACGCGGGCGCTTCGACCGCTGCCTCGACCACCGAATGGTCGCTCTCGGCCGAGGGCGCGGTGGATGCCCCGGAGCCCGGCTCGAAGGCCGCCAAACGCGCCGCACGTGCGGCCGCCGCCAAGCCCGTGGGCAAGTCGATGGGCGCGCGCTGGGTGGGCCTCGTGATGAAGGCGCCGATCGTGTTCGTCATCGTCGTGCTGGGAATCGTCGGAGTCGCATCGATTCCGGCGCTGAGCCTCGACCTGAACCTGCCGACGTCGGGTCAGCAGCCGCTGAACACCACGAATCGGCAGGCCTACGACATTCTCGCCAAGGGCTTCGGCCCCGGGTACAACGGGCCGCTGATCGTGGTGGCCGACATTACGCAGTCCACCGACATTCAGGGTGTGCTCACCAAGATCCACGACGAGCTCGGCACTGTGAAGGGCGTTACCTACGTGAGCCAGGGCGTGCCCGACTCGACCCTCGACACGGCGATCTTCCGGGTGATTCCGGATGCTGCGCCCGACTCTCCCGAGACGAAGGTCGTGGTGCACGACATTCGTGACATGAACGCGAAGATCACGGCCGATCTCGGCACGCCGATCGCGGTGACCGGAGCGACGGCCGTGGCGGTCGACGTCTCGAACGTGTTGACCGATGCTCTGCTGCCGTTCGGAATTCTCGTGGTGGGGTTGTCGATCATCCTTCTGGCCATGGTGTTCCGATCGATTGCGGTACCGCTGACCGCCGCCCTCGGCTTCTTGCTTTCGGTGGGCGCGAGCTTCGGCGTCTCGGTCGCGGTCTTTCAGTGGGGGTGGGGCGGCAGCCTGCTCAACATGGACACGACCGGGCCGCTGCTGAGCTTCTTACCCATCCTGCTGATGGCCATCCTGTTCGGGCTTGCCATGGACTACCAGGTGTTCTTGGTGTCGGGCATGCGTGAAGAGTGGGTGAAGACAGGTGACGCGCGAAGATCGGTGCGGGTTGGTTTCGTGCACGGCGCCCGGGTGGTGACGGCCGCGGCGCTCATCATGTTCTTCGTGTTCTTCGCCTTCGTGCCTGAGGGTACGGGTGCGATCAAGCAGATCGCCCTCGCGCTGGCCGTCGGTGTGTTCGTCGACGCGTTCCTCGTGCGCATGACGCTGATTCCGGCCGTCATGACCATGCTCGGCAAGCACGCCTGGAGCCTGCCGAAGTTTCTCGCCCGCATTCTGCCCAACGTCGACGTCGAGGGCGAGGGGCTGCGCGAGCACATCACGAGCAGCGCCTGGGCGTCGAAGCACACCGACGACGCCATCACCGCGCAGAATCTGGCCATCGCGGGGCTCGAGGGTGCCGTCGACCTCTCGGTGCCCTTCGGCGGGCTGCTCGTGGTGGGCGGCGACACGAGCTCACGCCGCCTGCTCGGTGCGACTCTCGCCGGCCGGCTACTGCCGGAACACGGCGAGCTGCAGATTCTGTCGCTGTGCGTGCCATCGGAGTCGGGTGCCATCAGCCGCCGGGTCTCGCTCGTCGACGTCTCCTCTGCACGCCCCGACCTCGATACGACGGTGGGCGCCGCTCTGCGTGAGCGCATCAGCTTGTCGAAGCACTGGCTCAACCCGTGGGTGTCGAAGGCCGAGGTGGAGAGGCGCGTGGCATCCATCACCCGTGCGCTCGAGCTCGTGCCGGGTGAGCGTGCGGTGACCGAGTCGACGACGCTCGGCGAGCTCTCCCCAGTCGCCTCTGCGGTCGTCTTCACCGAACTCGGCCTGGCCGACACGTCGGATCTGCTCGTCGTCGACACGGGCGACTTCGGCTCGCCCACCGACGAGACCGTCTTCTTGCGCGCCCTGGTCTCGCAGGTGCCGCCGCAGACGACGCTCGTCGTCGGGCTGCCGGCCCTGCCCGACGGGCTGGCTGCCACGCCGACCGCGCACGACCATGCGGCTACCGACCAGACTGCGCCGCGGCCCGTCAGCACTATCGAACTCTCTCACCCTGCCCGCCAGGAAGGATCACTGCGATGACGTCACCGCACTCCGCCGATACTCACATCTCAGCGGCGCCCACTGCCGAAGCCCCGGCACGCTCGCACCGGCGCCGCAGGGGGCTGTGGTTCGCCATCGGTCTGCTCGCTGTCATCGCCATTCCGCTCGCCGCGGCCGGGTTGTTCTCCGGCGCATTCTCGAGCGTGAGCACGAACATCAATAAGGTTCCGGCGGCGCTCGTGAACAACGACAAGCTGATCACGACGACCGCCGCCGACGGCACGAAGTCGACCGTCTATGCGGGTCGCGGTCTGGTCACCCAGCTCACCGGCCCCGACCCGAGCGGCTTCGACTGGAACGTCACCAACACGGCCGACGCTGCGGCCGGGCTCGCCGATGGCAAGTACTACGCGGTGCTCACCATTCCCGAAGACTTCTCGCAGCAGGTGAGCAGTCTCGGCACGCCGACTCCGCAGCAGGCGTCGATCGACATCGCCACCGACAACTCGCACGGTTACCTCTCGAGCGTCATTGCGACCACGGTCGGCAACTCGATTCAGGCCGGATTCGGCCAGACCGTGACCGCCCAGGTGCTGACCGGCGTCTATACCGGCCTCGGTACGGTCGGCACGCAGCTCTCGACGGCGGCCGACGGCGCAGGCAAGCTCGCCACGGGAGCGAACTCGCTCACCGACGGACTCAACCAGCTCTCGACCGGAGCCGCCAGTGCGGCCAGCGGCGCCGCATCGCTGAGCTCGGGCGTGACCGCCTACACGGGCGGTGTCGATCAGCTCGCCAGCGGTCTGTCGACCCTCGACGACAACGCCGGGAGCCTGTCGCAGCTGTCGAGCGGGGTGACGCAGTACACCGACGGCGTGAGCCAGCTCTCTGACGGCGCCGATCAGCTTTCGCCGGGCATCCTCGCCGCCATCTCGTCGAACCCGTACCTCACCGCAGCACAGAAGAGCCAACTCAGCGGCGGCTACTCGGGCCTGCAGAGCGGCCTCAGCCAAGCTTCCGGCGCCGGCTCGACCCTGTCGAGCTCGACCTCGTCGGGAGTGAGCCAGCTGCAGTCGGGCATCTCGCAGCTCTCGTCGGGCGCGAACCAGCTCTCGGACAACTCGGCTGCGGTCGATTCGGGCGCCTCCGGGCTCTCGAGCGGCCTGGCGCAGCTCGCGACGGGCACGCAGCAGTCGGCGGCCGGGTCGGCGCAGCTCGCCACCGGCATCACCACGCTGCAGACCGGTCTGCAGACCGGCGCGGATTCGCTCAAGAACAACACCGCGACCGACCCGGCTGCGGCCGCGAAGATCGCCGCGAACCCGATCGCCGTGAACGTCACCGCGATCAACCCGGTGAGCGGCATCGGTCAGGTCATCGGCATTCTGATCATTCCAGCGGGGCTGTGGATCGGCGCGCTCGCGGTGTTCCTGTTCTTCCGTCCGCTCAAGAGCGCCGTGCTCGCGAGTTCTGCGTCGACCACTCGTCTGGTGGCACGGGTGTTCGCCCGGGCATCCGGTCTCGGCGCAATACAGGTGCTGCTCGTGATGCTCTACCTGTATGTGTCGATGGGTGGGGGCTGGTCGACGCTGCCGGCCGCGTTCGGCTTCTCTCTGCTGGTGTCGCTGGCCTTCATGGCGTTCAACCAGTTCTTGACGACGGCCTTCGGGCGGGTCGGCATCATCGTGTCGCTCATTCTGTTCGCGGTGCAGATCGCGACCACGGCCGGGCTCTACCCCGTGCAGATTCTGGCCGGGCCGTTCCAGGTGGTGAGCGCGTTGTCGCCGATGAGTTATGCCGTCTCCGGGCTGCAGGGCATTCTCACGGGGGGCGATTCGGGGCCGGTGTGGACGAGCGTCGTGGTCATGGCCCTTATTCTGCTGGTGAGCCTGCTGCTGTGCGGCTTCGCTCTGGCGCGGCGGCGCAGTCCGATTCGCACGGGGTGGCTGCTGGTGGGGGCGGATGCTCGGCCGACGACTCCGCGTACACCCTCTTCCGACGATCCGTCGTCGGGCGAGGGGGTCGAGGCCGAGCATCCGGGGCACGCGCATGCTCATGCGCCCGGCGCTTCCGGCGCGTCTGCGCCTTCAGCGAAGCCGGGCCTCGCCACCTGACCCTCGCTATTCGGTGGCGGGTCGTGTAATGTTGACTGGTCGGCTCTTGACACCGCGATGTGCGGATGGGTTTGTAAGTCAGGTGGGCCGGTTTCTCGCACGTACGTGATGGGCGCGCTGCAATATGGATGCGGTGTGCAAGGTCCTGAAGTTTCAGGGCGTGCTGCGGGGAGATCACACGTATGTGAAACGGCCCCGGCCAAAGACTGCCCGGGTTCAGCAAATGTCAATCGCAAAGGTATTGACCGCTTTGCCATGCAAATTGAAAAAACCCGGAAAGAACTATGTCCGAATACTCGAAGAAGCCCGCCAACGGCGGCAATAAGTTCACGGGAGCCAAAGGCTCCTCTTCTGCAGCGGCCGGCTCGCGCAGCGCAGGTCACCGCGGCTACAAGCCCGCCGAGGCCGGTGCACCCAAGAAGGCTCGCTGGAACGCCGACGAGCGTGCCGAGCGCGGCTCTGCGCCCACGAACCGCGGCCAGCGCCCCAACTGGGAGCCGCGCGCGGCGACCCCGACGCGGGAGAGCAACTACAGCAACCGCGGCGAGCGCCCCGCTTACGGCGACCGCAACGACCGTGGCGCCTCGACGGGTCGTCCGTCGTACGGCGATCGTGGCGCATCCACTGGGCGCCCCTCGTATGGTGACCGCAATGACCGTGGTGCGTCGACCGGCCGCCCTTCGTACGGTGACCGCAACGCGTCGAGCGATCGCGGTGGGCGCGGCGAGCGCCCCTCGTATGGTGACCGTAACGACCGTGGTGCGTCGACTGGTCGTCCCTCGTACGGTGACCGCAACGACCGTGGCGCCTCGACGGGCCGTCCCTCGTACGGTGACCGCAACGCGTCGAGCGAGCGCGGTGGCCGCGGCGAGCGTCCTTCGTATGGTGACCGTAACGACCGTGGTGCGTCGACGGGCCGTCCCTCGTACGGCGACCGCAACGCGTCGAGCGAGCGTCCGTCGTACGGCGATCGCCCCGCTCGCACGGAGCGTCCGAGCTACGGCGACCGCGGTGCATCCACGGGCCGCCCGGCTTACGGTGACCGCAACGCGTCGAGCGAGCGCCCCTCCTACGGCGATCGCCCTGCTCGCACGGAGCGTCCGAGCTACGGCGACCGCGGTGCATCCACGGGCCGCCCGGCCTACGGTGACCGCACCGAGCGTCCGTCGTACGGTGACCGCCCGGCCCGCACCGAGCGTCCGTCGTACTCCGACCGGCCTGAGCGCACGGAGCGTCCCTCCTACGGTGACCGCCCGGCTCGCGCCGAGCGTACCGAGCGCCCCTCGTACGGCGACCGCGGAGCATCCGCCGGCCGCAGCGAGCGCCCCAGCTACAGCGACCGCCCCGCGCGTTCGTTCGACGACCGTCGCGACTCGAA
Coding sequences:
- a CDS encoding TetR/AcrR family transcriptional regulator; translation: MSHAAPRSEPAEELRAVALRLFVETSYAGASLQQIADAAGYSKSSVLYHFASKEALLESALTPAVDKLGLVLGSSVGRIADEAQRAAFVEEFIDFLLEYKLEAHIIINQGQSLAGIPTMDRARDWITRLAGSFDSEMSSVTQRIRIGVGLAGAAYVLATTAGDATVHDSIDEVRAALIDVVSELVSTFSAPALSATAPATPNRLTP
- a CDS encoding YhgE/Pip family protein, with amino-acid sequence MTSPHSADTHISAAPTAEAPARSHRRRRGLWFAIGLLAVIAIPLAAAGLFSGAFSSVSTNINKVPAALVNNDKLITTTAADGTKSTVYAGRGLVTQLTGPDPSGFDWNVTNTADAAAGLADGKYYAVLTIPEDFSQQVSSLGTPTPQQASIDIATDNSHGYLSSVIATTVGNSIQAGFGQTVTAQVLTGVYTGLGTVGTQLSTAADGAGKLATGANSLTDGLNQLSTGAASAASGAASLSSGVTAYTGGVDQLASGLSTLDDNAGSLSQLSSGVTQYTDGVSQLSDGADQLSPGILAAISSNPYLTAAQKSQLSGGYSGLQSGLSQASGAGSTLSSSTSSGVSQLQSGISQLSSGANQLSDNSAAVDSGASGLSSGLAQLATGTQQSAAGSAQLATGITTLQTGLQTGADSLKNNTATDPAAAAKIAANPIAVNVTAINPVSGIGQVIGILIIPAGLWIGALAVFLFFRPLKSAVLASSASTTRLVARVFARASGLGAIQVLLVMLYLYVSMGGGWSTLPAAFGFSLLVSLAFMAFNQFLTTAFGRVGIIVSLILFAVQIATTAGLYPVQILAGPFQVVSALSPMSYAVSGLQGILTGGDSGPVWTSVVVMALILLVSLLLCGFALARRRSPIRTGWLLVGADARPTTPRTPSSDDPSSGEGVEAEHPGHAHAHAPGASGASAPSAKPGLAT
- a CDS encoding MMPL family transporter, producing MATLLYRIGRFSYRHSWQILVAWFVILVGILGGGLALGGTTVNTFSIPGTESQQALDKLTAVFPAAAGASAQVVFEVPDGQTVNDAADKTAITATTDAIAKIPHVSSVIDPYSQYAANAISKDGTIAYATVQFDGPTTSIPQSTIQAVEDAKTPATDAGIRVEFGGDIFQAGSVAISPSEGLGVVFAAIVLFFTFGSILAAGLPLLSAILGVGVSLGAVILVSAFAEVSSTAPTLAAMIGLAVGIDYALFILSRHRTQLAQGIPPEESAAQAVATAGSAVAFAGTTVIIALLGLLVVGIPFLSVMGVAAAFAVFVSVLIAMTLLPAIMGLFKHRLAPKEGGRVQRRALADLAGHGAPEGAATSEDAGASTAASTTEWSLSAEGAVDAPEPGSKAAKRAARAAAAKPVGKSMGARWVGLVMKAPIVFVIVVLGIVGVASIPALSLDLNLPTSGQQPLNTTNRQAYDILAKGFGPGYNGPLIVVADITQSTDIQGVLTKIHDELGTVKGVTYVSQGVPDSTLDTAIFRVIPDAAPDSPETKVVVHDIRDMNAKITADLGTPIAVTGATAVAVDVSNVLTDALLPFGILVVGLSIILLAMVFRSIAVPLTAALGFLLSVGASFGVSVAVFQWGWGGSLLNMDTTGPLLSFLPILLMAILFGLAMDYQVFLVSGMREEWVKTGDARRSVRVGFVHGARVVTAAALIMFFVFFAFVPEGTGAIKQIALALAVGVFVDAFLVRMTLIPAVMTMLGKHAWSLPKFLARILPNVDVEGEGLREHITSSAWASKHTDDAITAQNLAIAGLEGAVDLSVPFGGLLVVGGDTSSRRLLGATLAGRLLPEHGELQILSLCVPSESGAISRRVSLVDVSSARPDLDTTVGAALRERISLSKHWLNPWVSKAEVERRVASITRALELVPGERAVTESTTLGELSPVASAVVFTELGLADTSDLLVVDTGDFGSPTDETVFLRALVSQVPPQTTLVVGLPALPDGLAATPTAHDHAATDQTAPRPVSTIELSHPARQEGSLR